Proteins from a genomic interval of Ralstonia wenshanensis:
- a CDS encoding porin, with amino-acid sequence MSRIKFALAATAAAAATLATGAAHAQSNVTLYGLIDTTISTVNNTNAAGARTTGFQIPWFSGSRWGLTGKEDLGGGTSAIFKLESEYETPTGNMDTPGVLFNRDAWVGLSSESLGKLTFGRQNAIARDVSGIYGDPYTSAKVGLDEGGYTNTNNFKQLIFYAGSATGTRMNNGVVWKKMWGGRFLTALGYQFGEVPGQFTQGTTESLALGYNGDNFHLAGFAQQAKVGGFMDRSYSVGGNVIMGMFRVNAGYFHYTGEQPAALGNRKDDAYTLSLKIAPQGAFDYEIGYQIMKADNAAFSADGNTLNAYASVVGATAAGSGRKNTLYGSVFYHVSKRTEFYVAADYMKLKDQYIVGGTNGHNSQTEFGVGMRTRF; translated from the coding sequence ATGTCCCGCATCAAGTTTGCCCTTGCGGCAACAGCAGCCGCTGCGGCCACGCTGGCCACTGGCGCCGCCCATGCCCAGTCGAACGTGACGCTCTACGGCCTGATCGACACCACCATCAGCACCGTCAACAACACCAACGCTGCTGGCGCGCGCACCACCGGCTTCCAGATCCCCTGGTTCTCGGGCAGCCGCTGGGGCCTGACCGGCAAGGAAGACCTGGGCGGCGGCACGTCGGCCATCTTCAAGCTGGAATCGGAATATGAAACGCCGACGGGCAACATGGACACCCCGGGCGTGCTGTTCAACCGCGATGCCTGGGTGGGCCTGTCGAGCGAATCGCTGGGCAAGCTGACCTTTGGCCGCCAGAACGCGATTGCCCGTGACGTGTCGGGTATCTACGGCGACCCGTACACCAGTGCGAAAGTCGGTCTGGACGAAGGCGGCTACACCAATACCAATAACTTCAAGCAACTGATCTTCTACGCAGGCAGCGCCACCGGCACGCGCATGAACAACGGTGTGGTGTGGAAGAAGATGTGGGGCGGCCGCTTCCTGACGGCCCTGGGCTATCAGTTTGGCGAAGTGCCGGGCCAGTTCACGCAAGGCACCACCGAGTCGCTCGCACTGGGCTACAACGGCGACAACTTCCATCTGGCGGGCTTCGCGCAACAGGCCAAGGTGGGCGGCTTCATGGACCGTTCGTACTCGGTGGGCGGCAACGTGATCATGGGCATGTTCCGTGTCAACGCCGGCTACTTCCACTACACCGGCGAGCAACCGGCCGCGCTGGGCAATCGCAAGGACGACGCCTACACGCTGTCGCTGAAGATCGCTCCGCAAGGCGCGTTCGACTATGAGATCGGCTACCAGATCATGAAGGCCGACAACGCTGCCTTCAGCGCCGACGGCAACACGCTCAACGCGTACGCCAGCGTGGTGGGTGCCACCGCTGCGGGCAGCGGGCGCAAGAACACGCTGTACGGCTCGGTGTTCTACCACGTGTCCAAGCGCACGGAGTTCTACGTGGCAGCCGACTACATGAAGCTGAAGGATCAGTACATCGTAGGCGGTACCAACGGCCACAACAGCCAGACGGAGTTTGGCGTCGGTATGCGCACGCGCTTCTGA
- a CDS encoding DUF2795 domain-containing protein — protein sequence MKPTRDKSKHASHSKSTSTSQRSSASDKERGGHASDGSGGKSSERAGAKSHERSAQGGSAREHATHSPIGIQKALKGATYPAKKQELMKTAQANGADDSTLKTLRDMPDDEYDTPAAVSKAIGHEK from the coding sequence ATGAAACCCACTCGCGACAAGAGCAAGCACGCGTCGCACTCGAAATCGACGTCCACAAGCCAGCGCAGCAGCGCGTCCGACAAGGAGCGTGGCGGGCACGCCAGCGACGGCAGCGGCGGCAAATCGTCTGAACGTGCCGGTGCGAAGTCGCACGAGCGCAGCGCACAGGGCGGCAGCGCGCGTGAACACGCAACGCATTCGCCGATCGGCATTCAGAAGGCCCTGAAGGGCGCGACCTACCCCGCGAAGAAGCAAGAGTTGATGAAGACCGCGCAGGCCAACGGCGCAGACGACAGCACCCTCAAGACCCTGCGCGACATGCCTGACGACGAGTACGACACGCCGGCCGCCGTTTCCAAGGCCATCGGCCACGAAAAGTGA
- a CDS encoding sensor histidine kinase, translating to MPPPRSPDQAPAQSAPTRARSLRARLVLWLALPLVVYVAADGWLDLAAARHNADLVHFHALDTAAQMISGQIEWDEGRLRVSVPPAALAVFAAPETPVRDQVAYQVSTEHGRLLAGRLDFGTRPAFDAAGLADAGTYTDTVEGQPVHVAAVVRTMYDAGRTERVVTRVAQTMNGRDAMIRQLWWPGTVRQLALVGLALAMILIGLTLELRPILRLAGNVSARAPTDLAPLDPDGLQHELQPIAGAFNQYLQRIADNAITQKRFIADAAHQMRTPLAILDTQMQVAAQTNADAALHEVLKAARTSTRNLADLINDLLLLSQAEASAATSEAVDLSQVARTVLEDLALLADGRRIDLGIEPAEQPVWTSGNRTLIAALLFNLVDNAVRYTQEGGRVTVQVSADYGWAILAVTDNGPGIPPEAYARVFERFTRLEGTQTQGSGLGLAIVRQIVDRMGGQIALAPGPGGAGLAVTVWLRRTSAPAAA from the coding sequence ATGCCTCCGCCGCGCAGTCCTGACCAAGCGCCAGCGCAGTCGGCCCCGACGCGGGCGCGCAGCCTGCGTGCGCGGCTGGTGTTGTGGCTGGCACTGCCGCTGGTCGTCTATGTGGCGGCCGATGGTTGGCTCGACCTGGCCGCCGCACGCCACAACGCCGACCTCGTGCACTTCCATGCGCTCGACACGGCCGCACAGATGATCAGCGGCCAGATCGAGTGGGACGAAGGCCGCCTGCGCGTGTCGGTGCCGCCGGCGGCGCTGGCCGTGTTTGCCGCGCCGGAAACCCCGGTGCGCGACCAGGTGGCGTACCAGGTCAGCACCGAGCACGGTCGCCTGCTGGCCGGGCGGCTCGACTTCGGTACGCGCCCGGCGTTTGACGCGGCGGGCCTGGCCGATGCCGGCACCTACACCGATACCGTGGAAGGCCAGCCCGTGCACGTCGCCGCCGTGGTACGAACCATGTACGACGCCGGCCGTACCGAACGCGTTGTCACGCGTGTCGCGCAAACCATGAACGGTCGTGACGCGATGATCCGCCAGCTGTGGTGGCCTGGCACCGTGCGCCAGCTCGCGCTGGTGGGGCTGGCGCTGGCGATGATCCTCATCGGCCTGACGTTGGAGCTGCGGCCGATCTTGCGGCTAGCCGGCAACGTGTCGGCACGCGCGCCCACCGACCTTGCGCCGCTCGACCCCGATGGCTTGCAGCACGAGCTGCAGCCGATTGCCGGGGCGTTCAATCAATACCTGCAGCGCATTGCCGACAACGCGATCACGCAGAAGCGCTTCATTGCCGATGCAGCGCACCAGATGCGCACGCCGCTGGCGATTCTCGATACGCAGATGCAGGTGGCGGCGCAAACCAACGCAGATGCCGCGCTGCACGAAGTCCTGAAGGCCGCGCGAACCAGCACGCGCAACCTGGCGGATCTCATCAACGACTTGCTGCTGCTGTCACAGGCCGAAGCATCGGCCGCGACGAGCGAGGCGGTCGACCTCTCGCAGGTGGCGCGCACCGTACTGGAAGATCTCGCGCTGCTGGCCGATGGCCGCCGGATTGATCTGGGCATCGAACCCGCCGAGCAGCCCGTGTGGACGTCGGGCAACCGCACACTCATTGCCGCGCTGCTGTTCAACCTCGTCGACAACGCCGTGCGTTACACGCAGGAAGGCGGCCGCGTGACGGTGCAGGTGTCGGCGGACTACGGTTGGGCCATCCTGGCCGTGACCGACAACGGCCCCGGCATTCCGCCCGAGGCATATGCACGTGTGTTTGAACGCTTCACGCGTCTGGAAGGCACGCAGACCCAGGGCAGCGGCCTGGGCCTGGCGATCGTGCGTCAGATCGTGGATCGCATGGGCGGCCAGATTGCGCTGGCGCCCGGGCCGGGTGGCGCTGGGCTGGCGGTGACGGTGTGGCTGCGGCGAACGAGTGCGCCCGCCGCAGCGTAA
- a CDS encoding S-layer protein, which translates to MLSTKKTLLAIAVPACMTLGLYACGGSDDPAPTSTAGTSPAPTTPTTPTQPAKPQGMWTTGDLHVHTAESADAVTPLSTVLDHAFDLNGLDWMAVSNHLRPSPRDATGATLAGGSIAASAGIAKYEMPAIAQAQAAGKYAGKLVFSAAEWDMPTHDHLNVGIFDGADKLQTSAKGLNKFEYFFTQQSASLFDPNDVTAWQQEGPRAGTTHADVVNAFKWLKTNYPNTSYGLINHPSRNPGKYTVADFREFNDTAPDIMFGIEGMVGNQMEPDRGGYTSAYTDANLKNRTYGGVDYVVAQVGGIWDALLGEGRRVWNFADSDHHFEVDATQQFSSGYYPGEYAKTYIWLPGTNTDLKTLLAAMRSGKSFAVFGDLINALDFSAGTAATSADMGGTLTAKAGDKVTITIRFKSPDHNNYEYPLGSGFKVNMRPVVDHVDLIAGDVTGKVASGTPAYAKDTNDSTKVIATFTKADWKVDADGYNSITYTYTAAKNQYFRLRGTNLGMNVSGETSNGNPLPDQKTVVTENAARFNAINDRNYNDLWFYSNPVFVSVQ; encoded by the coding sequence ATGCTTTCGACCAAGAAAACGCTGCTCGCGATTGCGGTGCCGGCGTGCATGACCCTCGGCCTGTATGCCTGCGGCGGCAGTGACGACCCCGCGCCCACAAGCACGGCAGGCACCTCGCCAGCCCCGACGACGCCCACCACGCCGACACAGCCCGCCAAGCCGCAAGGCATGTGGACCACGGGCGACCTGCACGTGCACACGGCGGAATCCGCCGATGCCGTCACGCCCCTGTCGACGGTGCTCGACCACGCGTTCGACCTCAACGGCTTGGACTGGATGGCCGTATCGAACCACCTGCGCCCCTCGCCGCGCGATGCCACGGGCGCCACGCTTGCGGGCGGCTCGATTGCCGCATCGGCCGGGATCGCCAAGTACGAGATGCCCGCCATTGCGCAAGCGCAGGCGGCAGGCAAGTACGCGGGCAAGCTGGTCTTCTCCGCCGCCGAGTGGGACATGCCCACGCACGATCACCTGAACGTCGGCATCTTTGATGGCGCCGACAAGCTGCAGACGTCGGCCAAAGGCCTGAACAAGTTCGAGTACTTCTTCACGCAGCAGTCGGCATCGCTCTTCGATCCGAACGATGTGACCGCATGGCAGCAGGAAGGCCCGCGCGCCGGCACGACACACGCCGACGTGGTCAATGCCTTCAAGTGGCTCAAGACGAATTACCCGAACACCAGCTACGGCCTGATCAACCACCCGTCGCGCAACCCGGGCAAGTACACGGTGGCGGACTTCCGCGAGTTCAACGACACGGCGCCCGACATCATGTTCGGCATCGAAGGCATGGTCGGCAACCAGATGGAGCCCGACCGCGGCGGCTATACCAGCGCCTACACCGACGCCAACCTGAAGAACCGAACGTACGGCGGCGTCGACTACGTGGTCGCGCAAGTCGGCGGTATCTGGGATGCGCTGCTCGGTGAGGGCCGCCGCGTCTGGAACTTTGCCGATTCCGACCACCACTTTGAAGTGGACGCCACGCAGCAATTCAGCAGCGGCTATTACCCCGGCGAATACGCCAAGACCTACATCTGGCTGCCGGGCACCAACACTGACCTGAAGACGCTCCTGGCAGCCATGCGCTCGGGCAAATCGTTCGCTGTGTTTGGCGACCTCATCAACGCGCTCGATTTCAGCGCGGGTACCGCAGCCACCTCCGCCGACATGGGCGGCACGCTCACTGCCAAGGCTGGCGACAAGGTGACGATCACCATCCGCTTCAAGAGCCCCGATCACAACAACTACGAGTACCCGCTAGGCAGCGGCTTCAAGGTCAACATGCGTCCGGTGGTGGACCACGTTGATCTGATTGCGGGCGACGTGACGGGCAAGGTTGCATCTGGCACGCCAGCCTATGCCAAGGACACCAACGACTCCACCAAGGTCATCGCCACGTTCACCAAGGCAGACTGGAAGGTCGACGCCGACGGCTACAACAGCATCACGTACACCTACACGGCCGCCAAGAACCAGTACTTCCGCCTGCGCGGCACCAACCTCGGCATGAACGTGTCGGGCGAGACCAGCAACGGCAATCCGCTGCCCGACCAGAAGACCGTGGTGACGGAGAACGCCGCGCGCTTCAACGCCATCAACGATCGCAACTACAACGATCTGTGGTTCTACTCGAACCCGGTGTTTGTGTCGGTGCAATAA
- a CDS encoding response regulator, which translates to MKLLLIEDNAPLAHWLSEALRRAQFTVDHATDGESADTLLLTQHYDVVLLDLQLPTLSGQGVLQRLRGRRNPVPVLILTASGGIDDKVACLGAGADDYLVKPFEIRELIARIQVLVRRSAPDQSVELQCGDLTYHTGSRTFNLAGQPLVLPAREHTVLEILMLKLGRTVSKPALVNGVFGMDDEASPEAIEIYIHRLRKKLEHSAATIVTLRGLGYLLRDASAAQS; encoded by the coding sequence ATGAAGCTGCTCCTGATCGAAGACAACGCCCCGCTGGCGCACTGGCTGTCTGAAGCCCTGCGCCGCGCCCAGTTCACCGTGGATCACGCCACCGATGGCGAATCCGCCGATACGCTGTTGCTCACGCAACACTACGATGTGGTGCTGCTTGATCTGCAGTTGCCCACGTTGTCGGGGCAAGGTGTATTGCAACGTTTGCGGGGCCGCCGCAACCCGGTGCCGGTGCTGATCCTCACGGCCAGCGGCGGGATCGACGACAAGGTCGCATGCCTGGGTGCCGGCGCCGATGACTACCTCGTCAAGCCGTTCGAGATTCGTGAGCTGATTGCACGCATCCAGGTGCTGGTGCGGCGCAGCGCCCCCGACCAATCCGTCGAACTGCAATGTGGCGACCTGACGTACCACACCGGCAGCCGCACCTTCAATCTGGCCGGCCAGCCTCTGGTGCTGCCCGCGCGCGAGCACACCGTGCTTGAAATCCTGATGCTCAAGCTGGGGCGCACCGTGTCCAAACCGGCGCTGGTGAACGGCGTGTTCGGGATGGATGACGAAGCCAGCCCCGAGGCCATCGAGATCTACATCCACCGCCTGCGCAAGAAGCTGGAGCATTCCGCTGCCACCATCGTTACGCTGCGCGGCCTTGGTTACCTGCTGCGCGATGCCTCCGCCGCGCAGTCCTGA
- a CDS encoding ABC transporter substrate-binding protein codes for MGVFTCRSARARGVRGWITPWLAALLAVATSHALAQDPTRLTLMVSGTAKMIYLPATLAQRLGYFRDEGLDVELVSQPAGVDAESELLTGFAQGVVGFYDHTIDLQAKGKEVRAIVVFSQVPGEAEVVSTRLPATVQSMRDLRGRTLGVTGLGASTSFLTRYLMTQQGLSAGDYTMLPVGAERSFVTALRSGRIDAGMTTDPTVSRLVHSGEARVLLDLRTLENTRAALGGSYPAACLYLQTEWLEAHPDVAARLARAFVHTLRYMRTHGAEDIAARMPPEFRRDHPELYTKALAAALPTFSTDGRMPDDGPPTVLRVLAASNANARDKHIDLSRTYTNRFVDQVRERR; via the coding sequence ATGGGTGTTTTTACCTGCAGGAGCGCACGCGCACGCGGCGTCCGGGGCTGGATCACGCCGTGGCTCGCTGCCCTTCTGGCAGTGGCAACTTCGCATGCCCTCGCGCAAGACCCGACGCGCCTGACGCTCATGGTCAGCGGCACCGCCAAGATGATCTACCTGCCCGCGACGCTGGCGCAGCGCCTGGGCTATTTCCGTGACGAAGGGCTCGATGTGGAACTGGTCTCGCAGCCCGCCGGCGTCGATGCGGAGAGCGAACTGCTCACCGGCTTTGCGCAAGGCGTGGTCGGCTTTTATGACCACACCATCGACCTGCAGGCCAAGGGCAAGGAAGTGCGCGCCATTGTCGTATTCAGTCAGGTGCCGGGCGAGGCGGAAGTCGTGTCGACACGGTTGCCGGCGACGGTGCAGTCGATGCGTGACCTGCGCGGCCGCACGCTGGGCGTGACGGGGCTGGGCGCATCCACCAGCTTTCTCACGCGTTACCTGATGACGCAGCAGGGGCTGTCGGCCGGCGACTACACCATGCTGCCCGTCGGCGCTGAGCGCAGCTTCGTCACCGCGCTGCGCAGCGGCCGCATCGATGCCGGCATGACCACCGACCCGACGGTCTCGCGCCTTGTGCACAGCGGCGAAGCCCGCGTGCTGCTCGACCTGCGCACGCTGGAGAACACGCGTGCCGCGCTGGGCGGTTCGTATCCGGCCGCGTGTCTGTACTTGCAAACCGAATGGTTGGAAGCGCATCCGGACGTCGCCGCCAGACTGGCCCGCGCATTCGTGCACACCCTGCGCTACATGCGCACGCACGGTGCTGAAGATATTGCCGCCCGCATGCCGCCTGAATTCAGGCGCGATCATCCAGAGCTGTACACAAAAGCGCTTGCCGCCGCGTTGCCCACGTTCAGCACCGACGGACGCATGCCGGACGACGGCCCACCCACCGTCCTGCGCGTCCTCGCTGCCAGCAATGCCAACGCGCGCGACAAGCACATTGATCTCTCGCGCACCTATACCAACAGGTTTGTCGATCAGGTGCGCGAGCGCCGCTAG
- a CDS encoding hydrolase gives MSEPLQTLSDLSAKTTALVLIDLQRGILPFAQGPHSAEQVLSASAQLAKRFRELGAPVVLVRVGWAADYADAPRQPVDRPAPTQPGGLPPQWWEQPAELEVAATDIQITKRQWGAFYGTELDLQLRRRGITTIVLGGISTHVGVESTARAAWEHGYALVLAEDAMSSNDAAMHRSSVENVFPRLGRVRDTQTILAALTA, from the coding sequence ATGTCTGAACCGCTGCAAACCCTGTCCGACTTGTCTGCGAAAACCACCGCGCTGGTGTTGATCGACCTGCAACGCGGCATCCTGCCGTTTGCACAGGGGCCACACTCGGCCGAGCAGGTATTGAGCGCGTCTGCACAGCTCGCCAAGCGCTTTCGCGAGCTGGGTGCGCCCGTGGTGCTGGTGCGTGTGGGCTGGGCGGCCGACTACGCCGATGCGCCGCGCCAGCCCGTCGACCGCCCCGCGCCCACACAGCCGGGCGGCCTGCCGCCGCAATGGTGGGAACAACCGGCCGAGCTGGAAGTGGCGGCCACCGACATCCAGATCACCAAGCGCCAGTGGGGCGCGTTCTACGGCACCGAACTCGATCTGCAACTGCGCCGTCGCGGCATCACCACCATCGTGCTGGGCGGTATCTCGACGCACGTGGGCGTGGAATCGACCGCGCGTGCCGCGTGGGAGCACGGCTACGCGCTGGTGCTGGCCGAAGATGCGATGAGCTCGAACGATGCGGCGATGCATCGATCGTCGGTGGAGAACGTGTTCCCGCGACTGGGCCG
- a CDS encoding DUF4142 domain-containing protein: MNRSTQHIGARRVAALLVAGALGFGGALGIARAATDKSDTTFVTKAAAAGMLEVQASQVAITRASNPDVRAFAQRMVKDHTTVGDELKALAGKKGITVPDSLPADERAKVDKLSALEGAKFDKAYADEVGVKAHKDAVSLFDKASKDAKDPDIKAFFSHNLPALREHLQMAEQLKPAVK; encoded by the coding sequence ATGAACAGATCAACACAGCATATTGGTGCGCGTCGCGTTGCGGCGCTGCTGGTAGCAGGTGCGCTGGGCTTTGGCGGCGCGCTCGGTATCGCGCGGGCGGCAACGGACAAGTCCGACACCACCTTCGTCACCAAGGCTGCGGCTGCCGGGATGCTCGAAGTGCAGGCCAGCCAGGTTGCCATTACACGTGCGAGCAACCCGGACGTACGCGCCTTTGCACAGCGCATGGTGAAGGACCACACCACGGTGGGCGACGAACTCAAGGCGCTGGCCGGTAAAAAGGGCATTACGGTGCCGGACAGCCTGCCTGCGGATGAGCGCGCCAAGGTCGACAAGCTCAGCGCACTTGAAGGCGCGAAGTTCGACAAGGCCTACGCCGACGAGGTGGGGGTGAAGGCCCACAAGGACGCCGTCTCCCTGTTCGACAAGGCCTCGAAGGATGCGAAGGACCCCGACATCAAGGCGTTCTTCTCACATAACCTGCCTGCGCTGCGCGAGCATTTGCAAATGGCGGAGCAGTTGAAACCCGCGGTGAAATAA
- a CDS encoding RrF2 family transcriptional regulator, with protein sequence MRLTDYTDYALRTLIYVAVHPDELVTIQRIADAFDIPKNHLIKIVQQLGQDGFLHTVRGRAGGITLGRPAAEINLGDVVRATEPDFRMVECFHGDDNHCVITRVCGLRGVLHAALRAYFEVLDGYTLQDLVDKPNAVNRALGEVRALPMPRPRAKPASRA encoded by the coding sequence ATGCGACTGACCGACTACACCGACTACGCCCTGCGCACGCTGATCTACGTGGCCGTGCACCCGGACGAACTCGTCACGATCCAGCGCATTGCGGATGCCTTCGACATTCCCAAGAACCACCTCATCAAGATCGTCCAGCAGCTAGGGCAGGACGGCTTCCTGCACACCGTGCGCGGGCGCGCGGGGGGCATCACGCTCGGCCGCCCAGCGGCCGAAATCAACCTCGGCGACGTGGTACGCGCCACCGAGCCCGACTTCCGCATGGTCGAGTGCTTCCACGGCGACGATAACCACTGCGTCATCACCCGCGTGTGCGGCCTGCGCGGCGTGCTGCACGCAGCGTTGCGGGCGTACTTTGAAGTGCTTGATGGCTACACGCTGCAGGATCTGGTCGACAAACCGAACGCGGTGAACCGGGCGCTGGGAGAGGTCAGAGCGTTGCCGATGCCACGCCCTCGGGCCAAGCCCGCATCGCGCGCGTAG
- a CDS encoding globin domain-containing protein, with protein MLSDTSKPYIDASVPVLREHGLTITQTFYRNMFASHPELTNVFNMGNQANGSQQQSLASAVFAYAANHGNNAALAPVVNRIVHKHAAVGIKPSHYPIVARHLLGAIAEVLGDAATPDLLAAWDEAYWLLAAELIAAEARLYQHTGSGPDHRQPVRIVSRRQQAEDVVSLTLEAVGDAPLADFLPGQYISVQVELAPGALQQRQYSLSDAPNGRTWRISVKRDAGDADRPAGTVSSWLHANAREGDVLLVSQPYGDFVPQLATDNPIVLMSAGVGITPMISALNTLAQENSARKIVFSHAARAASHVAHADDLERAAQALPAFEAHVFLESGEDAEFASRPAQPGRMTIDTFVRDHGAEADFYLCGPLPFMQAQRAALLASGVPSERIHREVFGPDLLDDIL; from the coding sequence ATGCTGTCCGACACGTCCAAGCCCTATATCGATGCCAGCGTTCCCGTGCTGCGCGAGCATGGCTTGACCATCACCCAGACCTTCTACCGCAACATGTTCGCCAGCCACCCCGAGCTGACCAACGTGTTCAACATGGGCAACCAGGCCAATGGGTCGCAGCAGCAGTCGCTGGCTTCGGCGGTGTTTGCGTACGCTGCCAACCATGGCAACAACGCGGCGCTGGCGCCCGTGGTCAACCGCATCGTGCACAAGCACGCGGCCGTGGGCATCAAGCCGAGCCATTACCCGATCGTCGCGCGCCACCTGCTGGGCGCAATTGCCGAAGTGCTGGGCGACGCCGCCACGCCGGACCTGCTTGCTGCCTGGGACGAAGCCTATTGGCTGCTCGCCGCGGAGCTGATCGCGGCGGAAGCGCGCCTGTACCAGCACACTGGCAGCGGCCCCGACCATCGTCAGCCGGTGCGCATTGTCAGCCGCCGTCAGCAGGCCGAAGACGTGGTCTCGCTCACGCTCGAAGCCGTGGGCGACGCGCCATTGGCCGATTTCCTGCCGGGGCAGTACATCTCGGTGCAAGTGGAGCTGGCGCCGGGCGCACTGCAGCAGCGCCAGTACAGCCTGTCGGACGCTCCGAATGGCCGCACGTGGCGCATCTCGGTCAAGCGTGATGCGGGCGACGCTGACCGCCCTGCAGGCACCGTGTCGAGCTGGTTGCACGCCAATGCGCGCGAAGGCGACGTCTTGCTGGTCAGCCAACCGTACGGCGACTTTGTGCCGCAACTGGCAACCGACAACCCGATCGTGCTGATGTCGGCCGGTGTTGGCATCACGCCCATGATTTCGGCGCTCAACACGCTCGCGCAGGAGAACAGCGCGCGCAAGATCGTATTCAGCCACGCCGCCCGTGCTGCCTCGCATGTTGCCCACGCCGATGATCTCGAGCGTGCCGCGCAAGCGCTGCCGGCGTTCGAGGCGCATGTGTTCCTGGAGTCCGGCGAGGACGCGGAGTTCGCATCGCGCCCGGCCCAGCCCGGCCGCATGACGATCGACACGTTCGTGCGCGACCACGGAGCGGAAGCGGACTTCTATCTCTGCGGCCCGCTGCCGTTCATGCAGGCACAGCGTGCGGCGCTGCTTGCCAGCGGCGTGCCGTCGGAGCGCATCCACCGCGAAGTGTTCGGCCCCGATCTGCTGGACGACATCCTCTGA
- a CDS encoding PaaI family thioesterase, whose protein sequence is MHPSQMTGLQLLQAMSHGDLPRASISETIPMTMDSIEAGTVHFTAQADKRHLNPLGGVHGGFAATVLDSVTGCAVHSMLEAGVGYGTVDLNVKMVKAVPVDTPLVAVGRVLHVSRTIGVSEGTLKTQDGTLLAHATATCVIRRP, encoded by the coding sequence ATGCATCCGTCCCAAATGACCGGCCTGCAATTGCTGCAGGCCATGTCGCACGGTGATCTGCCGCGCGCGTCCATCAGCGAAACCATCCCGATGACGATGGATTCCATCGAAGCGGGCACCGTGCACTTCACCGCCCAGGCCGACAAGCGCCACCTCAATCCGCTCGGCGGTGTGCACGGCGGCTTTGCGGCGACGGTGCTGGATTCCGTGACGGGCTGCGCCGTGCATTCGATGCTCGAAGCCGGCGTCGGTTACGGCACGGTCGACTTGAACGTGAAGATGGTGAAGGCCGTGCCGGTGGATACGCCGCTGGTGGCCGTTGGACGCGTGCTGCATGTCTCGCGCACGATCGGCGTGTCGGAAGGCACGCTCAAAACGCAGGACGGCACATTGCTGGCGCATGCCACCGCAACGTGTGTGATCCGCCGTCCGTAA